Proteins found in one Labrenzia sp. VG12 genomic segment:
- a CDS encoding DUF1987 domain-containing protein yields the protein MTPNPLYIDETPRSPRVELDPDTGHLALTGESYPEDASAFYGPILQNVASYLATTIDAPLTVDMRFIYFNSSSAKAIMNLFQMLEENAEGGRSVTVNWFYDPDDDLMAEMGEDFAEDFRHASFYLKPDTEVA from the coding sequence ATGACACCCAACCCGCTTTACATCGACGAAACGCCCCGCTCACCACGGGTCGAACTGGATCCGGACACGGGACATCTTGCGCTGACCGGCGAGAGCTACCCGGAAGACGCCAGCGCCTTCTACGGCCCGATCCTGCAGAATGTCGCAAGCTACCTTGCAACCACAATCGACGCCCCCCTGACCGTGGACATGCGCTTTATCTATTTCAATTCCTCGAGCGCCAAGGCAATCATGAACCTGTTTCAGATGCTTGAGGAAAATGCTGAAGGCGGCCGGTCCGTCACCGTGAACTGGTTCTATGACCCCGATGACGACCTGATGGCCGAAATGGGCGAGGATTTTGCGGAAGACTTTCGGCACGCCTCGTTTTATCTGAAACCGGACACCGAAGTGGCATGA
- a CDS encoding DUF6163 family protein — MITSFQDLIESRPPWSTVLIWYLRLIAIILIGGGVIYWARIVGIVEWRGLWFWDMPISMQGAIVFFAVLDLVAATGLWLTVSWGTVMWIFRCFCQIVMHTAFSDLYGRRPYEISFYLLTIAIYGLLVYLMDRENKAEAG; from the coding sequence ATGATCACCAGCTTTCAGGACCTTATCGAATCCCGCCCGCCGTGGAGCACCGTCCTGATCTGGTATCTGCGCCTGATCGCGATCATCCTGATCGGCGGTGGTGTCATCTATTGGGCGCGCATCGTCGGCATTGTCGAGTGGCGTGGTCTCTGGTTCTGGGACATGCCGATTTCCATGCAGGGCGCGATCGTCTTTTTTGCCGTGCTCGACCTGGTGGCGGCCACCGGTCTCTGGCTGACCGTGTCCTGGGGCACGGTTATGTGGATTTTTCGCTGCTTCTGCCAGATCGTCATGCACACGGCTTTTTCCGATCTGTACGGCCGGCGCCCCTATGAAATCAGCTTCTATCTTCTGACGATCGCGATCTACGGACTTCTTGTCTATCTGATGGACAGGGAAAACAAGGCCGAAGCCGGCTGA
- the mmsB gene encoding 3-hydroxyisobutyrate dehydrogenase, which yields MSNTIGFIGLGNMGGPMAINLVKAGHKVLGFDLSETALAMHADAGGEKAAGVAELAAAADVIVTMLPAGKHVRQIYMGEGGILEHAKPGTLLIDSSTIDVDSARAVIEAATEKGMPMVDAPVSGGVAGAAGGTLTFMVGGADEAFEAAKPYLDIMGKTIVHAGGAGTGQAAKICNNMLLGISMIGVSEAFVLAERLGLDKQKLFDISSTASGQCWSLTSYCPVPGPLPSSPANRDYQPGFAAEMMLKDLKLAQEAAQSSGAATPMGAEAAALYTLFCNSGGEGQDFSGIVKFLRGSS from the coding sequence ATGTCGAACACAATCGGATTCATCGGTCTTGGTAATATGGGCGGTCCGATGGCGATCAACCTCGTCAAGGCGGGCCACAAGGTGCTGGGCTTTGATCTTTCCGAGACAGCGCTTGCAATGCATGCCGACGCCGGCGGCGAGAAAGCGGCCGGTGTCGCAGAGCTGGCAGCGGCTGCCGACGTCATCGTGACCATGCTGCCGGCCGGCAAACATGTCCGTCAGATCTACATGGGCGAGGGTGGCATTCTCGAGCATGCCAAGCCGGGTACGCTCCTCATCGATTCCTCCACGATCGATGTCGACAGCGCCCGGGCCGTGATCGAGGCAGCAACAGAAAAAGGCATGCCGATGGTCGATGCGCCGGTATCCGGCGGCGTGGCCGGCGCGGCCGGCGGCACCCTGACCTTCATGGTCGGCGGCGCCGATGAGGCCTTCGAAGCGGCTAAGCCCTATCTCGACATCATGGGCAAGACGATTGTGCATGCGGGGGGAGCAGGGACCGGCCAGGCGGCCAAGATCTGTAACAACATGCTGCTTGGCATTTCCATGATTGGAGTATCGGAGGCGTTCGTTCTTGCCGAGCGGCTCGGACTGGACAAGCAGAAGTTGTTCGACATTTCCTCCACGGCGTCCGGCCAGTGCTGGTCGCTGACCTCCTATTGCCCGGTGCCGGGTCCATTGCCGTCTTCCCCGGCCAATCGCGATTACCAGCCGGGGTTTGCCGCGGAAATGATGCTCAAGGATCTGAAGCTCGCCCAGGAAGCAGCCCAGTCTTCCGGGGCTGCAACGCCGATGGGCGCTGAAGCGGCAGCACTCTATACGCTCTTCTGCAACTCAGGTGGCGAAGGACAGGACTTTTCCGGCATCGTGAAATTCCTGCGCGGATCATCATGA
- a CDS encoding PP2C family protein-serine/threonine phosphatase: MTSLRIHLNLQTISYCVGFSLVALVFTSLLFGGRYLLDQHRIQVDEAKIANLLQLLSQRIALAALDNEEFARASTYGSRILVISCADHMERAQAALLSGDRKRMQQIVSDGLSCRLGKADYPPVDQISSDIAAVLFEGETSHQLVLSEFLHLARRVGSAQKLTEQERFRFAQLAFRDLPAKFDAAARTFQQNSAKSLLWMERFGIAAWAVMIVLIIIVAVLVFARLSSSMKARANEYDHSIARYHAQKQAMQEVNEQLFQSMYYARNIQKGILPDLADLRDNMADIALIWQPMQVVSGDYVWACRKGNTSVFFVADCTGHGVPGALLTMVVASVFEKLLEDNSFKDPEYTLLTLDRTVRRRLGQDKPSDGYEDTSSDDGFVAALALYNHENRVLRYAGAGIPLIISSADGFNKIAGDKAALAYRSLPGPTRIEVHSLNVEPGDSFYLATDGITDHVGGSPKRTFGRKRLYEVLATVGDENLEAQLNHLQDRLTDFRGLEPVRDDYTILAFTPVAGEMAVRNAAE, translated from the coding sequence ATGACCAGTTTGCGGATCCATCTCAATCTGCAAACAATCTCCTATTGTGTCGGATTTTCTCTGGTTGCCCTGGTTTTTACTTCTCTACTATTTGGCGGTCGCTATCTGCTGGATCAACACCGGATCCAGGTGGATGAAGCGAAGATTGCCAACCTCCTGCAACTCCTGTCACAGCGCATTGCGCTTGCGGCGCTGGACAATGAGGAATTCGCAAGGGCCAGCACCTACGGGTCTCGTATTCTTGTCATCAGTTGCGCCGATCACATGGAACGCGCTCAGGCCGCCCTCCTGTCGGGAGACCGCAAGAGGATGCAGCAGATCGTATCCGATGGCCTGTCCTGTCGCCTGGGAAAGGCCGATTACCCGCCCGTCGACCAGATCAGTTCTGATATTGCAGCTGTGCTGTTTGAGGGCGAAACCTCCCATCAACTGGTGCTCAGCGAATTCCTGCATCTGGCCCGGCGGGTCGGGTCGGCGCAGAAACTTACCGAGCAGGAACGTTTCCGGTTCGCACAATTGGCCTTTCGGGATTTGCCTGCGAAATTTGATGCAGCAGCGCGGACTTTTCAGCAGAATTCGGCGAAATCGTTGCTGTGGATGGAACGGTTTGGCATAGCCGCCTGGGCGGTGATGATCGTCTTGATCATCATTGTGGCTGTTCTTGTGTTCGCGCGTCTGTCGAGTTCCATGAAGGCCAGGGCCAACGAATATGATCATTCCATTGCCCGCTATCACGCCCAGAAGCAGGCCATGCAGGAGGTCAACGAGCAGCTCTTCCAGAGCATGTATTACGCAAGAAACATCCAGAAAGGCATTCTTCCCGACCTGGCAGACCTGCGCGACAACATGGCGGATATCGCACTTATCTGGCAGCCGATGCAGGTGGTCAGCGGCGACTATGTCTGGGCCTGCCGAAAAGGCAACACGTCCGTCTTCTTCGTGGCCGACTGCACCGGACACGGCGTCCCGGGCGCCCTCCTCACCATGGTTGTCGCGTCGGTTTTTGAAAAGCTGTTGGAGGACAATTCCTTCAAGGACCCGGAATACACCCTCTTGACGCTCGACCGGACCGTGCGGCGCAGGCTCGGTCAGGACAAACCCTCCGACGGCTACGAGGATACGTCATCCGATGACGGATTTGTCGCCGCTCTTGCGCTCTACAATCACGAGAACCGGGTCCTGCGCTACGCGGGTGCCGGCATCCCCCTGATCATCAGCTCCGCAGACGGGTTCAACAAGATTGCCGGCGACAAGGCCGCCCTGGCCTATCGCAGCCTGCCCGGCCCGACCCGCATTGAGGTCCATTCGCTGAACGTGGAACCTGGCGACAGTTTCTATCTGGCCACCGACGGCATCACCGATCATGTCGGAGGCAGTCCGAAACGCACCTTCGGCCGCAAGCGGCTCTATGAAGTTCTGGCGACGGTTGGCGATGAGAATCTCGAAGCACAGTTGAACCACCTGCAGGACAGGCTGACGGATTTCCGCGGACTTGAACCGGTTCGGGACGATTACACGATTCTCGCTTTCACCCCCGTCGCCGGCGAAATGGCCGTGCGCAACGCGGCCGAATAG
- the glyA gene encoding serine hydroxymethyltransferase — MSLMESSGQSLQSGFFTRGLADADPDIFGTIEKELGRQQHEIELIASENIVSRAVLEAQGSIFTNKYAEGYPGKRYYGGCEFADVAETLAIERAKELFGAGFANVQPNSGSQMNQAVFLALLQPGDTFMGLDLNSGGHLTHGSPVNMSGKWFNVVSYGVRQDDHLLDMDEVERLANEHKPKLILAGGTAYSRVWDWKRFREIADSIGAYLMVDMAHIAGLVAGGVHPSPVPHAHVCTTTTHKSLRGPRGGMILTNDEAIAKKINSAVFPGLQGGPLMHVIAAKAVAFKEALQPEFKAYARAVTDNAKALAESLKEQGLDIVSGGTDNHLMLVDLRPKNATGKVAEKALGRANITCNKNGIPFDPEKPFVTSGIRLGTPAATTRGFGVAEFREVGLLITEVLDGLKAANSEEGNAAVEAAVKAKVEALTARFPIYGG; from the coding sequence ATGTCTTTGATGGAAAGCTCCGGTCAGTCCCTGCAATCCGGTTTCTTCACCCGCGGTCTTGCCGACGCGGATCCGGACATTTTCGGCACCATTGAGAAGGAGCTCGGTCGCCAGCAGCACGAGATCGAACTGATCGCGTCGGAAAACATCGTTTCTCGCGCCGTTCTCGAAGCGCAGGGCTCGATCTTCACGAACAAATACGCCGAAGGTTATCCGGGCAAGCGTTACTATGGCGGCTGTGAATTCGCAGATGTCGCCGAAACCCTTGCCATCGAACGCGCCAAGGAACTGTTCGGCGCCGGCTTTGCCAACGTGCAGCCGAATTCCGGCAGCCAGATGAACCAGGCCGTGTTCCTGGCCCTGCTGCAGCCGGGCGACACCTTCATGGGTCTGGATCTGAATTCCGGTGGCCACCTGACCCACGGATCTCCGGTCAACATGTCCGGCAAGTGGTTCAACGTTGTCTCCTACGGTGTGCGCCAGGACGATCACCTGCTCGACATGGACGAAGTCGAGCGCCTCGCCAATGAGCACAAGCCGAAGCTGATCCTGGCCGGCGGCACGGCCTATTCCCGCGTCTGGGACTGGAAGCGTTTCCGTGAGATCGCCGACAGCATCGGCGCCTATCTGATGGTCGATATGGCTCACATCGCCGGCCTTGTCGCCGGTGGCGTACACCCGTCCCCGGTGCCGCATGCCCATGTCTGCACCACCACCACACACAAATCCCTGCGTGGCCCGCGCGGCGGCATGATCCTGACCAACGACGAAGCGATCGCCAAGAAGATCAATTCGGCCGTTTTCCCGGGTCTCCAGGGCGGTCCGCTGATGCATGTGATCGCTGCCAAGGCCGTCGCCTTCAAGGAAGCCCTTCAGCCGGAATTCAAGGCCTATGCACGTGCGGTCACCGACAACGCCAAGGCGCTGGCCGAATCCCTGAAGGAACAGGGGCTCGACATCGTCTCCGGCGGCACCGACAACCATCTGATGCTGGTTGACCTGCGTCCGAAAAACGCCACCGGCAAGGTTGCCGAGAAGGCGCTCGGCCGCGCCAACATCACCTGCAACAAGAACGGCATCCCGTTCGATCCGGAAAAGCCCTTCGTGACCTCCGGCATTCGTCTGGGCACGCCGGCCGCCACCACCCGCGGCTTTGGTGTCGCGGAATTCCGCGAAGTCGGTCTCCTGATCACGGAAGTGTTGGATGGTTTGAAGGCCGCAAACAGTGAAGAGGGCAACGCAGCGGTTGAAGCCGCGGTCAAAGCCAAGGTAGAAGCACTGACGGCCCGCTTCCCGATCTACGGGGGCTGA
- a CDS encoding murein L,D-transpeptidase: MNLLSGPDGLKLQRKSKTRRDFLRLCAIGCGLPLLAGTAAQAQNQQVEWVDNFDIATDNITEVKSSAPTLSPETADYIAAAMNRYQLIVQQGGWGTVSQGGKALRIGMKDPRVVELRHRLIMSGDLEQQAGLSDTFDSYVDAALRRFQLRHGLIPDGVMGEGTVAALNIPAHVRLRQLETNMIRLRSMSGFKGDRYVMVNIPAAEIEAVENGYVRSRHTAVVGKIDRQTPILNSKIYELNFNPYWTVPKSIIRKDLIPKMKEDPEYLAKNNIRIFDWSNNELNWQQIDWNTDEATQYRFTQDPGAENSLGSVRINFHNKHQVYLHDTPSKTLFGEANRFHSSGCVRVQNVRELVTWLLQSTTPDWNRSRVDGVIRTGDREDVKLKRSIPLYLTYVTAWANADGVVHFRDDIYNRDDLYGTGEQARL; encoded by the coding sequence ATGAACCTTTTATCCGGACCGGACGGGTTAAAGCTTCAACGGAAATCGAAGACAAGGCGCGACTTTCTGCGTCTTTGCGCTATCGGATGCGGATTGCCGCTCCTGGCAGGTACTGCAGCCCAGGCCCAGAACCAGCAGGTCGAGTGGGTCGACAATTTCGACATTGCCACGGACAACATCACGGAAGTGAAGTCGTCGGCTCCGACACTGTCGCCCGAGACCGCCGATTACATCGCAGCGGCGATGAACCGGTATCAGCTGATCGTTCAGCAGGGTGGCTGGGGCACCGTGTCACAAGGCGGCAAGGCCCTGCGGATCGGCATGAAGGATCCGCGGGTTGTCGAATTGCGCCACCGCCTGATCATGTCCGGAGATCTGGAGCAGCAGGCCGGCCTGTCCGACACGTTCGATTCCTATGTTGATGCTGCGCTGCGCCGCTTCCAGTTGCGTCACGGTCTGATCCCGGACGGGGTGATGGGCGAAGGCACCGTTGCTGCGCTCAACATTCCGGCACATGTCCGCCTGCGCCAGCTGGAAACCAACATGATCCGCCTCAGGTCCATGTCCGGTTTCAAGGGCGATCGCTACGTGATGGTCAACATTCCGGCTGCCGAGATCGAAGCGGTCGAGAACGGTTACGTCCGCTCCCGCCACACGGCCGTTGTCGGCAAGATCGACCGTCAGACACCGATCCTGAACAGCAAGATCTACGAACTGAATTTCAACCCCTACTGGACGGTTCCGAAATCCATCATCCGCAAGGATCTGATCCCGAAGATGAAGGAAGATCCGGAATACCTGGCGAAGAACAACATCCGTATCTTCGACTGGAGCAACAACGAGCTCAACTGGCAGCAGATCGACTGGAACACGGACGAGGCGACACAGTATCGTTTCACCCAGGATCCGGGCGCGGAAAACTCCCTCGGATCGGTGCGCATCAACTTTCACAACAAGCACCAGGTCTATCTGCACGACACGCCGTCCAAGACCCTGTTCGGCGAAGCCAACCGGTTCCATTCTTCGGGGTGTGTGCGCGTGCAGAATGTGCGCGAACTGGTGACCTGGTTGCTGCAGTCCACGACCCCCGACTGGAACCGGAGCCGCGTGGACGGCGTAATCCGGACAGGCGACCGGGAAGACGTCAAGCTGAAAAGGTCGATCCCGCTCTATCTGACTTATGTGACGGCCTGGGCAAATGCCGATGGCGTGGTGCATTTCCGCGATGATATCTACAACCGTGACGATCTTTACGGCACGGGCGAACAGGCACGGCTCTGA
- a CDS encoding riboflavin synthase — MFTGIVTDLGEIHSIDDIPAGKRTRIRTAYDTDSFDIGASISCAGVCHTVTAKDNGSNGNWFEVESAAETLALTNVSDWKVGQKLNLERSLTMGAELGGHLVLGHVDGLARITKREDHPDSVYFQFEAPEEAAPFIAKKGSVALDGTSLTVNEVDGLLFSVFLIPHTLEVTTWSDKKVGDAINLEVDMMARYAARLAEFSKTG, encoded by the coding sequence ATGTTCACCGGTATTGTGACCGACCTCGGCGAAATTCACTCAATTGACGACATTCCGGCGGGAAAGCGCACCCGGATCCGGACGGCCTACGACACGGACAGTTTCGACATCGGGGCTTCCATCTCCTGTGCCGGCGTCTGTCACACAGTGACGGCCAAGGACAATGGCTCCAATGGCAATTGGTTCGAAGTGGAATCGGCAGCCGAAACCCTGGCCCTGACCAATGTGTCGGACTGGAAGGTTGGCCAGAAACTCAATCTGGAGCGGTCCCTGACCATGGGCGCGGAACTCGGTGGGCACCTTGTGCTGGGCCATGTGGATGGTCTGGCCCGGATCACCAAGCGCGAAGACCACCCGGATTCGGTCTATTTCCAGTTCGAGGCGCCGGAAGAGGCGGCGCCGTTCATCGCCAAGAAAGGGTCCGTTGCCCTGGATGGAACCTCCCTGACGGTGAACGAAGTGGATGGTCTGCTGTTTTCCGTGTTCCTCATTCCTCACACGCTCGAGGTGACAACCTGGTCCGACAAGAAGGTCGGGGATGCGATCAATCTTGAGGTGGATATGATGGCCCGCTACGCCGCGCGTCTTGCGGAATTCTCCAAGACCGGGTAG
- the ldtR gene encoding transcriptional regulator LdtR: MITASRAVDAVAQSEGEELEIKPLYLEALTLVERLHRRLLDVIKDEFDRMGRSDVNSVQALLLFNIGDAELTAGELRTRGYYLGSNVSYNLKKLVETGYIHHQRSRMDRRSVRVSLTDKGQEVAKIVNDLYERHILSVEQVGEIGPKDFVALNKSLRRLERFWTDQILYRL, from the coding sequence ATGATCACCGCAAGTAGGGCAGTCGACGCTGTTGCACAGAGTGAAGGGGAAGAGCTGGAAATCAAGCCGCTCTATCTTGAGGCTCTGACGCTCGTTGAGCGGCTGCATCGGCGTCTTCTCGACGTCATCAAGGACGAATTCGACCGTATGGGCCGGTCCGATGTCAACAGCGTGCAGGCGCTGTTGCTGTTCAACATCGGCGATGCTGAACTGACGGCCGGCGAGCTTCGGACACGCGGCTACTATCTCGGGTCGAATGTCTCCTACAATCTGAAGAAGCTGGTCGAGACCGGCTATATTCACCACCAGCGTTCGCGCATGGACCGCCGGTCCGTCCGCGTGAGCCTGACCGACAAGGGCCAGGAAGTGGCGAAAATCGTCAACGACCTCTATGAGCGCCACATTCTGTCGGTTGAGCAGGTCGGGGAAATCGGCCCGAAGGACTTTGTTGCTCTCAACAAGTCCCTGCGCCGTCTGGAACGGTTCTGGACCGACCAGATCCTCTACCGCCTCTAA
- a CDS encoding GGDEF domain-containing protein, with the protein MTQSNKKDGEFTLFEDEDRVLQYAETILGGLDETTRLIRSLTMAYKRAVREQKRMVRLSDRNQEELMAVKERLEGEVKARAELVEQFRILAITDTLTETYLRGHFLELCNHELKSRSRTEDPLTMALLDVDKFKNVNDTYGHAAGDQALTTLCNILKDNLRQSDVIARWGGEEFAIMMPRTTSEQAVNLSERLRQEIAKCTISDGRCSFSITASFGLCTLEGPNPADNSRRDPIDTLFHHADRALYQAKSDGRNRVVSTTFRRSSTKERPAAAARAQG; encoded by the coding sequence ATGACCCAGTCGAACAAAAAAGACGGTGAGTTCACACTGTTTGAGGACGAAGACCGCGTCCTCCAATATGCCGAAACAATTCTTGGCGGACTGGATGAGACCACCCGGCTGATCCGTTCCCTGACCATGGCCTACAAGAGGGCCGTGCGCGAACAGAAGCGCATGGTGCGCCTCAGCGACCGAAATCAGGAGGAACTGATGGCGGTCAAGGAACGTCTTGAGGGGGAAGTCAAGGCGCGCGCCGAACTGGTCGAGCAGTTTCGCATTCTTGCGATCACCGACACGCTGACGGAAACCTATCTGCGCGGACATTTCCTGGAGCTTTGCAATCACGAACTCAAATCGCGCAGCCGGACCGAAGATCCGCTCACCATGGCCTTGCTGGATGTCGACAAGTTCAAGAATGTCAACGATACCTACGGACACGCAGCAGGTGACCAGGCACTGACAACCCTGTGCAACATCCTGAAGGACAACTTGCGCCAGAGCGATGTCATTGCCCGGTGGGGTGGCGAGGAATTTGCCATCATGATGCCGCGAACGACCAGCGAGCAAGCGGTCAATCTGTCTGAAAGACTGCGGCAGGAGATTGCAAAGTGCACCATCTCGGACGGGCGCTGTTCCTTCTCGATCACGGCCAGCTTCGGCCTGTGTACGCTGGAAGGACCGAACCCTGCGGACAACAGTCGCCGCGACCCGATCGACACGCTGTTTCATCACGCGGACCGGGCGCTCTATCAGGCCAAATCAGATGGCCGCAATCGTGTTGTTTCGACGACGTTCCGGCGCAGCAGCACAAAGGAAAGACCCGCGGCTGCAGCACGTGCCCAGGGCTAG
- a CDS encoding SiaB family protein kinase, with amino-acid sequence MLGEDIYAFRSELQKRDALFAYTGFVSEDLLYALGTAVKQQLELKKTEGKVVRRVFSVFVEQVQNVIRYSGEQEWLTEPKTARLSAGVIVLGQDDNRFFVICGNAVTNEEADGLKTRLESISGMDGEALRKHYRTKLREDPDPHSEGATIGLLEIARRVTQPLEYDFLELDENRSFFVLKAYI; translated from the coding sequence ATGCTGGGAGAAGACATCTACGCCTTTCGATCCGAGCTGCAGAAGCGCGATGCGCTGTTTGCCTATACCGGCTTCGTTTCGGAAGACCTCCTTTATGCGCTCGGAACGGCGGTCAAGCAGCAGCTTGAACTGAAGAAGACCGAGGGCAAGGTGGTCCGCCGGGTCTTCTCTGTCTTCGTCGAGCAGGTTCAGAACGTCATTCGGTATTCGGGCGAACAGGAATGGTTGACCGAACCCAAGACCGCCCGGCTTTCCGCCGGTGTCATCGTCCTGGGGCAGGACGACAACCGCTTCTTCGTCATCTGCGGCAACGCGGTCACGAATGAAGAGGCCGACGGGCTCAAGACACGGCTGGAATCGATTTCAGGAATGGATGGAGAGGCCTTGCGCAAACACTATCGCACCAAACTCCGGGAAGATCCCGATCCTCACAGTGAAGGCGCCACAATCGGCCTTCTGGAAATTGCCCGGCGCGTTACACAGCCCCTTGAATATGATTTCCTGGAGCTGGACGAGAACCGCAGTTTCTTTGTCCTCAAAGCCTATATTTGA
- the nrdR gene encoding transcriptional regulator NrdR, with amino-acid sequence MRCPFCGGEETQVKDSRPTEDNTAIRRRRICNTCGGRFTTFERVQLRELMVLKRSGRRVPFDREKLARSVQIAVRKRPVDPDRIERMISGIVRQLESSGESEITAETIGNHVMEGLKGIDDVAYVRFASVYRNFREAKDFEALLDELSDSDVETLKDS; translated from the coding sequence ATGAGATGTCCGTTTTGCGGGGGTGAGGAGACCCAGGTCAAGGATTCCCGCCCGACCGAGGACAACACCGCCATTCGCCGCCGCAGGATATGCAACACCTGCGGCGGCCGCTTCACCACTTTCGAACGGGTTCAGCTGCGCGAGCTGATGGTGCTGAAACGCTCCGGCCGCAGGGTGCCCTTCGATCGCGAGAAGCTGGCCCGGTCCGTGCAGATTGCCGTGCGCAAACGCCCGGTCGACCCGGATCGCATCGAACGCATGATCAGCGGCATCGTGCGGCAGCTGGAGAGTTCCGGCGAAAGCGAAATCACGGCAGAAACGATCGGCAACCACGTCATGGAAGGCCTGAAGGGCATCGATGACGTCGCCTATGTGCGCTTTGCGTCCGTCTATCGGAACTTCCGCGAGGCCAAGGATTTCGAAGCCCTTCTGGACGAGCTCAGCGACTCGGATGTCGAGACGCTCAAGGACAGCTGA
- a CDS encoding serine hydroxymethyltransferase — MSRDPRPGEIYIEFRQVGQQVQVIAIDAATGVEVSAFGPVSTRQQDLQNLAVRKLKRRIEQMKAMQGGSKDPTLY; from the coding sequence ATGAGTCGCGATCCGCGACCCGGGGAAATCTATATCGAGTTTCGTCAGGTCGGGCAGCAGGTACAGGTCATAGCCATCGACGCCGCAACAGGTGTCGAGGTTTCGGCTTTTGGTCCAGTATCGACAAGACAGCAGGACTTGCAAAATCTGGCTGTACGCAAGCTGAAACGCCGGATCGAGCAAATGAAAGCTATGCAGGGCGGCTCGAAGGATCCAACGCTCTATTAG
- the ribD gene encoding bifunctional diaminohydroxyphosphoribosylaminopyrimidine deaminase/5-amino-6-(5-phosphoribosylamino)uracil reductase RibD has translation MSSFSEIDMRFMAAAERLARRGLGRVWPNPSVAALIVRFENSGPTVVGRGVTSRPGMAHAEVNALAQAGDRARGATCYVTLEPCSHYGRTPPCSSALIEAGVKRVVVGMADPNPRVSGRGINMLREAGVEVAVGLREKAMKALYKGFTLRQMKNRPQVFFKLAVSRDGFIGRSGEGQVKISGPLSMRKVHGFRAMCDAILVGSGTALADDPLLTCRLPGLAERSPVRVIIDRRARLPLESQLVRTCVDVPVWLVCGNDADQDKIDLLAAAGVNIIRVPAETTGIKPSVILSALATRGITRVMVEGGARLATSFLNADLVDDLCVVTGNLEIGEGGIPALNGLDLADVLKDPKFERIGSGRFDQDRYIYLRRREA, from the coding sequence ATGAGTTCATTTTCTGAAATCGATATGCGGTTTATGGCGGCCGCCGAACGCCTGGCGCGTCGCGGGCTTGGGCGTGTCTGGCCCAACCCGTCCGTTGCGGCGCTGATTGTCCGCTTCGAGAATAGCGGCCCAACGGTGGTGGGACGTGGCGTCACGTCGCGTCCGGGGATGGCCCATGCGGAGGTCAACGCTCTTGCTCAGGCCGGCGATAGGGCGCGGGGAGCCACCTGCTACGTCACGCTCGAACCTTGTTCCCACTATGGACGTACGCCACCCTGTTCCAGCGCCCTGATTGAAGCGGGGGTGAAGAGGGTCGTTGTTGGCATGGCCGACCCAAATCCCCGGGTCTCGGGTCGCGGGATCAACATGTTGCGCGAGGCGGGTGTTGAAGTCGCGGTCGGGCTCCGAGAAAAGGCCATGAAAGCGCTCTACAAGGGCTTCACGCTGCGCCAGATGAAGAACCGGCCACAGGTCTTCTTCAAGCTTGCCGTTTCAAGGGATGGATTTATCGGCCGGTCCGGCGAAGGCCAGGTCAAGATTTCCGGCCCCCTGTCGATGCGCAAGGTCCACGGGTTTCGAGCCATGTGCGACGCCATTCTGGTCGGGTCCGGAACGGCGCTTGCCGATGATCCCCTGTTGACCTGCCGTCTGCCGGGCCTTGCCGAGCGGTCTCCGGTGCGGGTCATCATCGATCGCCGTGCGCGCCTGCCGCTGGAATCTCAGCTGGTGCGCACCTGTGTCGACGTGCCGGTCTGGCTGGTATGCGGAAACGATGCCGATCAGGACAAGATCGACCTGTTGGCTGCGGCCGGCGTGAACATCATCAGGGTGCCGGCCGAGACAACCGGTATCAAGCCATCCGTGATCCTGAGCGCGCTGGCAACGCGCGGCATCACGCGTGTGATGGTGGAAGGAGGCGCCCGGCTGGCCACCTCGTTCTTGAACGCGGACCTGGTCGACGACCTCTGTGTGGTCACCGGCAATCTGGAGATCGGCGAGGGGGGCATACCTGCCCTGAACGGTCTCGACCTTGCGGATGTGCTGAAAGACCCCAAATTCGAACGGATCGGATCCGGCAGATTCGATCAGGACAGATATATCTACCTCAGACGGCGGGAAGCCTGA